A single Phoenix dactylifera cultivar Barhee BC4 chromosome 1, palm_55x_up_171113_PBpolish2nd_filt_p, whole genome shotgun sequence DNA region contains:
- the LOC103722898 gene encoding AT-hook motif nuclear-localized protein 25-like, whose protein sequence is MAGMDSGSGGGSRYLHHLLHPPQPQQPPPPPPHDQSATSNPSPEKNPKASPDEGANRDQPTTSAGPTRRPRGRPPGSKNKPKPPIIITRDSPNGLHSHMLEVASGADVVESVTEYARRRGRGVCVLSGGGAVVNVSLRQPGAAPPGSVVATLTGRFEILSLTGTVLPPPAPPGVGGLTVFLAGGQGQVVGGSVVGPLVAAGPVMLMTATFANAVYERLPLEGEDEAAAAAAVQARQTSACQSSPVTTGGDEGGGSGGDGGVPFYNLGASMGNYHFPGDAYVWGGGGVRPPFLS, encoded by the coding sequence ATGGCCGGAATGGATtccggcagcggcggcggctctcGCTACCTCCACCACCTCCTTCACCCACCGCAGCCGCAgcaaccgccgccgccgccaccccaCGACCAATCGGCGACCTCTAACCCCTCGCCGGAGAAAAACCCGAAGGCCTCCCCCGACGAAGGTGCCAACAGAGACCAGCCCACCACCTCTGCCGGGCCGACCCGCCGCCCGCGCGGTCGGCCGCCGGGGTCGAAGAACAAGCCGAAGCCGCCGATAATAATCACTCGCGACAGCCCCAACGGCCTCCACTCGCACATGCTGGAGGTGGCCAGCGGCGCCGACGTGGTGGAGAGCGTGACGGAGTACGCGCGGCGGCGGGGAAGGGGGGTATGCGTGCTGAGCGGCGGCGGCGCGGTGGTGAACGTGTCGCTCCGACAGCCGGGGGCGGCTCCGCCTGGGAGCGTGGTGGCGACTCTGACGGGGCGGTTCGAGATCCTCTCGCTGACCGGGACGGTGCTGCCGCCGCCGGCGCCGCCGGGGGTGGGGGGGTTGACGGTGTTCCTGGCCGGTGGGCAGGGGCAGGTGGTTGGGGGAAGCGTGGTGGGCCCGCTGGTGGCTGCGGGGCCGGTGATGCTGATGACCGCCACGTTCGCCAATGCCGTCTACGAGCGGCTGCCGCTGGAGGGGGAGGATGAGGCGGCAGCGGCAGCCGCGGTGCAGGCGCGGCAGACGTCGGCGTGTCAGTCTTCTCCGGTCACTACGGGTGGCGATGAGGGTGGCGGAAGTGGTGGTGATGGCGGTGTTCCATTCTATAATTTGGGTGCAAGCATGGGGAATTATCACTTCCCGGGGGATGCTTATGTGTGGGGTGGAGGTGGGGTTAGGCCACCTTTTTTATCCTGA